The DNA sequence AATATGCACcaatgtttcatgataattcctataaatataggattatattatcactgcatacataggacttgaacctaagtcctttTATACAATCAAATGCTCTCAATCACTTGAGCTAATATTTTTCCACATCACAATAGTCAATATTTAAtaccataaaggcttccactacccgcattaattaattaattaattatttaattaattaaattttgtggaTCGTACACCATAACATAAAGGAATTCTCATTCACAACGTATTGCTTCAACCTAGTAGAAACATGCATTAAACTATAAGCagtgtaatttgtaatttattcaACCAAGTTTTGATTCACACCGTTCACAAAAATGAATAAGGGCTAACCTTCTGCTATTGCCATTGTCACGAGAATGCTTTGATGTACCTTTTTGTTTCAAACCCTCACCCTCTAAATTTGATGGTATAATGTAGAAGAGAGTATATTTGATGACCCAAAGTAGAGTACCTGTGAAATATATAAGGTTCTCTGATAATCAGAGAGTACAtgccataataaattattgtcaatTATAATAGTTGTCATAGTACATTGTTGTCAATTATATGATATTACAGTatcaaaatttatgaaataattataaaattgattaataaatgGATCACATCTATCAAAATAATTGACCTTTTGTGAATATCTCATAtatcacatatttaaaaaaatttcaaccatACAGTAATTCACAACAATTGGATTTACATTATTTGTCAGATGAATTTCCAAAACAAACATCATTGCACAACATCAAAACAATATCACTTATTCTATGTAAACAACAATCCAATATACAACTAATACAATGAACACAAACATTACACATGTTAGCATCTTTAACATGTTTATCCCTTTCACTGAATTAGTTGtcataacaaaaaaatcaacTCTCCATAtctttttttccattttcttggTTCCATGATCTCGTCAATTTGTTTTGCTTTTATGATATCCTATATATTGTCAtcattttgtcaaattttttctaaaaaatgtgtcaattatTTAGGTGATCTTTCGACATAATACAAGTTTCAAAATTACAACATTTATATTGTGAATAATCACAATTttcagaattttaaaaaataaaatttaactatcaAATACTCTTAAAGAGGAACATGTgtaaaacattttcttaatattcttttatgttttttataccTTTATCACGTACATATTACAACGATTATCGTTTACGTGTTTCAatctgaaaaataattaaatcctTATAACCAACCAAAATACTCTCATGCATCATAAGATTAAACATCCTACTATCATTCTTCATCCTACATAGACTAAGGTTtggttgaaaaagaaaaaataaatcaactaagAACATTAACAATTAGATAAAAAGaacataaaactaaaaacaaattatttgttCATCTTATAAAATGACGCTAACAATAGTTGTTAATCATCAACCCTTTAAATTTTGATCGGAGTAAACAACTTTTTCCATGGAAAAGATGAAACTCTAAACctgaagaggaaaaaaaattagaaaagtaaTGTCACATTGATGTTCAATAAATGCATTTAAGTCAATCgcttaatattttcataaaattacatacaaataaaaatgtgtatGTATGACCCTTAAATATTGATGTGGAATTCTATTAGAAGTTCACTAAAAAactcaaatgaaaataaataatttttccatGATCCAATTCCctcttatttttcttaacaaTCAACTAGTGAAGTCAACATATACATACTGAaaagtcaaattaaaaatttcttttttactaACTTTGATCCTTTTTACTAACTCTGAAGTTTCTAATAAAACTCATTGAGCAAAcctattttatgtttataattatttatcaatcatagtttatatttaaattatttcaataacaAATCTATAATTAAAGTATAgtatgatataattaataagactattcatcataaattataaaaatagtttatgtATTAGAAAACAATTCTATATAATTTCAAGTTATTAACtgtgtatttaaaaatatttatcataaatgtTAACCATATAAATAACAACATAACTACACACGTTTTCATATATGCGAATTGAGGTAACAACTAACTACTCCCGCTAGAGTACATGCCATTTTTTTTCGACCCTTAGCTGTTCATTCAGTCTTTGGTTTTTCCGATtaaccacattttttttttctgggttcaatgttatgaatgagaattaaaaatagaaaacaaagagatgtgtaaaaactaaaaaatcgTTTTATTACTTGTAAGTTATTAGATGTGAGAAAAACATCGCTAATTATATTTCTCTTAAACAGATTTACAGGGTTTATAGTTAGTGTAAATTTTGTATACGttgaatgtttaaaaaaaaaatgctttatgGTGTAATTCTCATTATATAACTgttattattggtattatttaaaacaagaaaaaaaaaacaaaaacgacATTTAATGAATGCATTGATTTAATATCttcaaacattttaatttaaaataaataaataaattataaaagaatattgtcatatatgataaatataagcACATATGAATCTAATTAATTCGCTACTGAATAATAGCATTCGTAATACGTTTtcaattttggttttattttcaatgatttttatTCATAACATGAAGTTTTGAtgaaacatgttttaaaaatacgttgcacaatttattttatcaagaTTAAGTAAATGATTACATTTATAAgctgttttgaaaaataaatagtaaaaagaaatgaattagATGATTTAAGAAGAGAAGAAATATAGTTAAACTAATTTTGATGATTAATTAGtgtattttacatattatttagCCACACTTAAGATTCAGGCATGTTAGTGCATTCCAATAAAGAGTTTGCTGGAGTTTGAAGTCTGTTGTACATGTGTACATAGGACCTTCTTCTTGTTGTTATTGCTGACGTGGgaagttgagaaaaaaaaaaagtgaaattgaaaaaaaagaaaaaaagaaaatgaaaaaaaaaggatataAATGAAAGGAGGAAAATGCAGTAAGATTTCTCTTTGCTCCTTCTGTCCTCTCCTCAGCGGCATCGTTGTGTTGTTCCTTCACATCtctctttccctctctctctTGTCTCACTGTCTCACTTTCTCTTCCTCCGCCAAAACCCTAATCCTAATCGAGATCGCAATCGGAACATACACAAACAGAGCCAAGCCATGGACGGTGATTCCTCTTGGAGTGCTCGTCTCTCTTCCGCCTCCAGGCGCTACCAATCGGCTCTCCAATCTCGATCAGGTTCGCCTTCTCTGCTTCCCGCAATTCAATTCATTTCCCCTTTTTCGTCGCTTTCACCTTGTTCTACGGGGTTTCTGTCAAAcagaattttaaattgttacaaCTTTCAGGGGTATGGGTGTGGGGGTTGGATTTTCGATTCTGGATGTATATACGAGGAGGGAAAATTGGGGCATAAcgtaaaaaattgatttttctgAAAATTATTCAgctggttgttgttgttgttgttgattttaATGGTTGTTTGATGGGTTTGGATTATTGGTACTGGGCTGGAAATGGGAATTTCATGAAATTGGAAgcgtaattaaaataattttatctgtAAAGCGCAGCTCAAGCTGCTATTCGGTGCCTCGTTTTCTGTGGCGCGGGGGTGATTATGATGGCAGGGATAATTTGGATTTGTGATGTGAAGATATTGGTTAGCTATGCTATTACCTGAGATTGGAATTTAGCATATTATGGTTTTAAATTGTGTGGATTTTCTGTATAGGGGGTTTTGGGATTGTTTCTAGTTTTGGTGTTTGTTTATTTTCGAGTATCTAATATTGATTTTTGTGAATATAGACATGTTCATGGGTTTCGATGAAAATGATGGGGACGATGATATAAGGGAGGAGTTTCTCTGCCCATTTTGTTCCGAGTACTTTGATATTGTTGGATTATGCTGCCACATTGATGAAGAACATCCAATGGAAGCAAAAAATGGAGTATGATTACTACTTTCTTTTGCCTTCTGCCAATTTTCTGTACAATTTTGAAGCATTTATAGTATTTTCTGTCTGATCGATGCATAAATAGCGAATAGCCTAGAGTTTTTGTTCATTTCTATATACCTTTTCCCCTCTATTTCGTATGGGTAAAGTCAAATTTTATTTGGAGACTGATATTATTAGAAACAAAGTGGCACCTTTTCATGATCAAGTAGATCAATAGTTTTTCTGATTCTATCATTTGTTTCTGCAGGTATGTCCAGTTTGTGCATTGAGGGTGGGGGTTGATATGGTAGCACATATAACCCTACAACATGGGAGTATATTTAAGATATCCTTTTTTTAAGAAGTTAAATTGGTTGTATTAATTCTTAAATGGTTATTagcacaattttttttacttaaatgcAGGTTAATTGAGCATCCACCTAATTAACCTTTTTTACATTATGGAACATTTTGCCAAAATGTTTACTTCAAAAGGATCTTCAAGTAAATTTGAAGACAACCCagcaaatttacatttaaacCCAACCCTTttttttacttgattgattttcTTAACCAGTGAATACATGCAGCGAAAAAGGAAATCACGGAAAGGTGGATCTTATTCAACACTATCATTATTGAGGAAGGAGCTACGAGAAGGAAATTTGCAGTCCCTTTTTGGTGGATCTTCATGTATAGTGTCCTCGTCTAATGCAGCTGATCCACTGTTGTCATCATTTATACTGCCTTTAGCTAATGAACATACCAGCTCTCAGCCTCACTTGCACACTGAGGCAAGATCATCTAAAAAAGGCTCAGATGAGAGTGTGTCAACAAGGTATATCTATTTcagttatatttctttttcaaaaaacttCTACTTCCTCTTCATGGAATTTTGCTCAGTATTGCAAAGGTGTTCCTGGTAGGGTTGGTTGCCTACTGTTTCCATTTATTGTACTTATATTAGAGTGTAGAAACTGTTCGGTATCACTCTAATATTATGACATTTTTGGCTAAGATTTTTTTCACTGAGATGATTTTCGACCACCCTGTCTATTCTCCCTGCCAACCATGTGATACTGCCATGTTTCATTTGCTTGAGTATATTGATAGCTGCATTGCCTAATTCAGTGGAACAACCTATTTGCTTAATCTGATTTCTTTTGTAGATTATTTTCGAATTAATACGCCTGCTTTCCATGACCTTTAACCGTCCCAACCAATCAATTTGGTGCTTTGTTGCAAAACAATGTTTGCGAAGGACATAATATGCCAGCAAAAACAAACTAAATGGCACGTTTGATTGTCTTAATTGCATCTTCTGGTTTCTAATGTATGTATTCTTTCTGTTTAGAAATGTGGAGACATCAACCTTGTCAGTTAAGGATAAGGAGGAGAAGGCAAAAAGATGCGAGTTTGTTCAAGGGCTGTTGCTGTCCACCATACTTGATGACAATTTATGAAGGAAATTCATGGAGGTGACTGCTTCAGTAGTGGGTAATTCACATGCGATACCTGGAATGTATGGTTTGCCTGGTGAAATTGTCTATGTATTTGATCAGAGTGGGAATAAGTAGTAGAAAATGaatgtaatttatgttttatatgtgAACTGATGTTTTTAGTTCAAGAGTTTTATCATCTCCTTTAATCTCAGATCATAAAGCTTAAATGAAAAGGATCCTTTCCTACCGGTAATCGCTTTGTGCTtggaacttttatattttatgatgatTCATCAAAATCACAATAAACAACGGGGCATCTCAACATAGTACGTACCACGAGCAAATCACGTGTTTccataagaaaaacaaaaaatgtttccttctataagaaaagcaaaaacaaaatagaTGAAGATTAGAATTTCATTCTGAAAATAATGAGGCACAAATTTTTGGCTTGTGTAAAGATATAAAGAGCTGTCGCGAATGTTTGTATcaaggaaaggaaaaataatcCATTTATGGAGACGAGACAAACAGCGTGGCTACCGACAGAGCATAAACCCAATGTCTGACACTATGTAAAAAATCGTCGATATCGCCTTTACATAAGCTGTGAATAAAATAAGACgaattacaaactttttataactGGATTCAAATTGAAATACCCGAGAATCTTCGGCATTTATATTTAACCAAATACGAGTATCTGTATAAGCGCCaagttaaacaaaataaaatgttagaaGCAGCAGCCTTTCTGTTCAGAGTAAATCATATTCATGTGATATCTATAAacaagtaaatgaaatgttcTTTTGTCTTTCTGAACTAACAAAAAAGGTGTCTTTGGACACATTGCAATAATTTTATGCCTATAGACCTAATCGTAACCACTGGGATGAAACTCTTGTGTCCAAAACCCTCTTCACCACATCTCCTACAAAAGAATCAAAGCACGATGAGCAGCAACCTTTAATCAGACTAGTTGGCCCGCCAGCCATTAGTTCCATGTGCGGACAGGCAGACGGAGGAGGCACATTGCAAACTTCACTGTTCTTGTGCTCAAGATCACAAGCTGCTAGTATGGTGTGCATAGAACTCCTTGCAACATCCTTGAAAGTACTGTGGCCTGAAACAAAGGGATAAAAGCAATTTTTGATTTTTCTATGAATGGAATGAAATGAGCAAAAAGCACTTCAATGGAACCATGATGCAACTGCCCTGTTATTAGATATCATAAAGGTTCTCTTCACAGACATAAAAGTATGTCCTAAATTTCATAATGATCCGGGCCCTGAGGTTTGATAGACGGGAAGGCCCCAATATGAATTCGAGTACCAAATGTAGAAAAAAATCCCCCTCCCTTCCCATAGGATGAACGATAAAAATGgggcagaaaaaaaaatctgtaaCTGAAGAAAAAGCAATACTAACCTAAATCAATATTTTGGGACAAACTCTTCAGGTGACTTTTAACCATCGACTGCAACTGCTCCTTCGCAGTGTGAAAGTTCGTCTCTTCTCTGACAGCAGTGGATAAGCCATCATCAGGGACAATGTTTGATCTACTGAACTGATGAACTTGTTCACAATCTGGTACTGGGGGTGTCGCCATGAGTCCAGGCCATAATGGCCCATTCTGCATTAGCGGAGAGGTATTGTTACATAATCTGTCATCAAAAAATGTGTGGTATGACGTTCCCACATCCTGCGTCCTTGCATGAAGAGTGGCGGTTCCCCTGCTTTGATCAATTTGAGTGCTATACAAGTTACTAGTTGAACTGGTAGCTGAAAAACCATTGGTGGTTCTGCCAGGTGTAGCAGCCATCCTATCTATTGAAAGTAATTGTTGAATTTGACGGTGTATCCAGCGTCTCTCTGATAACGTTGGCGCTCCACCAGATACAGGTGAAGATCCCTCAACACTTCTGCCACTAAATCTAGAAGATGGGAGATGCCCAAAACCTTGATTAAAAGCTGCACGGGGTGAGGAAATCAAGTTGAGGTCTATACTTTCTCGTACATGTAGAGCAGGAGGTGGCCTAACAGGAAGGTTCTGGATTGTCAACCTTGGATCAGCCACACCTTCTTGAACTTGGGAGCTTGATGATCCCAGAGCGACTGGTCTACAGCCCTCACAATACCAATTACCTTCAGGAACTTCCCGCCCCAAACCAACACAATATGTGTGTGCAGGGGAATCACAGATATCGCATAGTAGCATGAGGCCATCATCTCCACCTTGATGACACTCTGAACAAATAACATATTCATATGGATCAATATAGCTCCTGAGTTCTTCTTCAGAGGGCTGATAAACCTGCAAATGAAATCAAGACATATCTATTAGAAgcaataaatttaagaaaatataaaagctATGAGGAAGAATTCAGATACCTGGTCACGTTCGGGGACTTGTATCACCACTTCTCTTAAATCAATCCCTGTGGTTGACCGAGCAGGCTTGCTGATTGTTTTGAATCTCTGCTTACACAAAGGGCAACGAGATTCCACCTTTGCCCACTCCATAATGcaagcaaaacaaaagaagtGAGTACAGCAATTTAGTACTCCCCTAactcttcttttatcttcttcGGACAGACAAATCCCACACACTTGCTTACCCATCTCACTTTTTACCTCCACCTTTTCCTTACCCTTTCTTCCTTGAGGTTCTTCTATCTTTTCCTTACCCTTCCGAGCTGGCGGTTTTCGCAACTGAACTTGTTCCTCATGGGCACCAACCTCTTCATTGTTTATTAGATGGGATGAACTCCTCAAGTTATTTCTCAAATTTCCACACAATTTTTTGGCTTCTCGCACCTGTTCTCTCTCTTCTTCAGATATAGTAAACTCAAAATCAGACGATCCAGAAGATGCATATTCTGAATCTGAAAGAAGTACCCTTTTTCTCTTCTGGCCCCGTTTTTTCTTACTTGTTGTCATGGTTGGGCTATTATCTATaaaatcatcttcatcttcatcttcacatCTTACTTTCTTCCTTAACCTcccattctttcttcttttctttctcaagGGCTTCTTTGTTGCTCTAGAACTCTGCCTTTTTCTACCTCTAGTCGAAACTACAGAGGACCTTTTCTTCTGAAAAACCTTTTTGACCATTTTCATGCCATCATTGGTCTTCTTTTTCCCTCTcatttcttcttcctcatctGAATAATCATCTTCCTCAGGGAAAAACTcatcatcctcatcctcatcctcatagTCAAAATCTTCATCCTCTCCATCTCTATCTCCCTCCTCTTCTTCGTCATTTCCATCTCTATccaccttctccttctcttcctcctcctcctcctctagtTTGacctcttcctcctcctcttccagTTGTTCTGTGTGTATTTTCCTTCCCCTCTTTGAGGAGATTTTTCCTGCACTTCTTTTCTTACTGCATACACCATTTTTTGCCTTTGGTCTACTGAAATTCCTCGCCTCTTGAatttcctcctcctcctcctcttcctccacTTTGtattcttcttcctcctcttcctcttcctcttcttccaaCTCCTCCTCgtcctcttcttcctcctcttctgCATATTTAATCCTTTCCCTCTGGTGCGAGTTTTTACTGGCATTTTTCGGCCTAATAGCAGTGCTCTTTTTTGCCTTGGATCTATTGAAATTCCTCACTGTTTGAAATTCCTCATCCTCCTCTGCCAAAAAACTCCCAAAACTATCCTCTGATGCACATCCATCAAGGGAGGAGCAATAGTAGTCAGATACCTCTCTGCCATCATCTGAAACCACATAGTCCTCATCCGAATCATCGGATCCTCCCTCCTTTGACCGAACCTTTTTTCTGAAGTTGCGTTTGCCACTAAACCTTCCTCCCCTAACCATCTGCCCTAACACAACAAGATAGAAAAAAACATGCAAATATATAAGAACCCCTTTGAAGTCaaggataaaaaattaaaaccttcaaaaaattaaatcatatataaaatcatatatattgttataaatggCGTGATTCTTGAAAACAAGTTTCCCCTTTTAAACAAAACCCTAAATGAGGTAACAAGGTTATTGCTAACGGGTAGGGAAATAACAGCATTCATAAATTACCCCACCATGGATCTGATTTACcaatctacaaaaaaaaaagtaagagaGAAAATTAACTACAGAGATCCCAAAATCCATctcctaataaatttaaagggATTATGCCACACACAGAAAAGAGAACCGATCAATATCAACATGCAAAAATAATCAACAATTAGGCATCATTTACCATGAATTTTGAGTTTGGGAAAAAATCCTCCGGCGcagaaaagtaaaattaaagaGAGGTGGGGGGATAAGTCACACGAATCAAACCCTTAGCAATAATTGAAAAGATAAAGACCCAGTTCCGAATAAGATATTTGGTAAAATCAAAACGCGAGGAAACACAGCGTTGAAGTGGAATCTTCTAAAGAGAGAAAAACTAGGGACAAATAGAGAAAGGGACAGAGAAGATAAGGATTGAGTTACCTGCGAGAGGAGGAACAAAGCAACCGCAAACGATTAATTTGCTTCTCGAATTCCAGATTATGTTTCTTTCCGCAACTGAGGTTTTTGCCTTGTTTTTGTATCTTTGCTTTTccccattttttaatttaaattgcataaataatattttattttatttttgcattgaGATACAGTATTTTTCACTTGTAATGTAAGAACGTTCAAATGGCGTCCGCATCTCTGCGACCTGGCGGAGTTACGATCCAAATTACCAAAATACCATCCTAACTTTGGGACGTTAAAACTGTAACTACATTTTACGTCgtcattcatattttttccCTCTCTTTCTATTCGTAAGTTACTCAATATCTAATCACTATACAAtgaattaatcaaattttgttactCATGTTTCTATTCACAATTAATAATATCTCTAGAACTTAACCAATCTAATCACAAATCCAACTTGATTTCCTTAATTAGCAATTATTatcgtaataaaaataaaatatatcaaagctACTTCTAATCCtaactaattaaacattttgaaatttcatcgataatattatttaaactgAAATTTAGTAGATAtcatatcaaatttattttgttccCATTTGATATGATTTTTATTCGTATCATAtaactataatttattaaacGTATACTagaaataatacaaattaaatgtAATACGTCCGAAGTCATTATCATTCAATCTGGAAAATAATCCACTAAGATTGATTTAGTTGTAGAagatttgaataattaaaaaatatatattgacgTTATTgtagatatatataatataaaatgataatatacaAATATTCAATAATTGTGTTAGAGATATATATCATAATACAGCatagtaatatttatattttgtgtgTTGATAAAGTATTGGACATTAAAGAGGGTTTTTACATTCTGACGAAATTGCCCTGCTCTCGGGAGCAGTTCAACTGCATCTGACTTTGGAAAACACATTGAATTGTATAGTTGTATAGTCCTCTGCACAACTCATCATCACCGTACACGTCACCAACCATGGTAGATGGGAAGAGAGGGTAATGCTGGAAACGGCGGCGTTTTAGTTGAAGAAAGAGAAACGCGTTGTTGCTGAAGATGATGGACACGTGTAGGTCAGATAATGAAAGAGGAACAGAAAGATAAAGAATAAAACGACCGTTTCgttaacaacaacaacaacattagCATTATTATACCGCCCACCGCTTTGTGTAAACAGAGAGCCCTAGCGTGCGTGCGTTACTGcgctaatgtttttttttttttttcattatttttttcttttagagtcTACGAATTAGTGTCCGCAACCTAACTTAGAGTTTTGGCAGCGTGCCCTTATTCTTTATTCATAGGACTTTCTCTAAGATACTGCAAAATTATTTCAGCCTGCTTTTCATTAAAAACGCTGCTAATTCAAAACTTCGTTTATGGCGGAAAGTCGTGTCATGCTGGGTGAGATACTTCATACACGGATTATTTTTGCGTGCCATATACCAGGGTTGTATTTGATAAagaattttaacattttttattgtcacaatagtttgattttttttttctttttaaatgtattaaatacgtcttaagaaaatattttaaacatggcaattcaaattttattgttacAGGAAGGATAACAACCGGAAAGACATAcagattcaaattttttttcgtATTATTCTAAttgatatatctatatatttttatataaaataaaaaattataatatataaaatacaacatataaaacattatcaaagataagtatataaaatatataaaataaatggatttaaataataaaatctggTTCAAATTGTCAGCAAAGTAAACTCGGTAGTAGACACTTGaatttctttctccttttcaagtatttatttttttcacgaacttataaagtttattttaaaagtaatcattaataaaaataattaaaaaaaatgttgttctTCTCAACTCGAGAGTAAAGCTTTTTATCCCTAAACTTAAATTATCTTTCTACAGCAAactcaactttgaattatgctccaattaatctattatccacacaaaaaatgactaaaatgtaatctaattaataattttgtagaaaaaattcaattttttgtcaagatacatgcaaaaaaaaaaaaaaaactctcgaGAAGCATGTAGATCTAAAAGtactgaaaaacaaaattggacaAGATAAACGCATCTCTAATTAGGATGTCAACGACACAGGTAGGATACGGGTAGTGACTCCCTTGTACCCTATTCACaggataaatatttatcttgtACTCGTACCCATATCTGAAAGATATCTATTATGCGAGTACCCGCGTAATTTCTTAATATTCATAGATATCCACAAATACTCGcaagtatttacaaaagaatatttaatatttaaaaacatattttaaccataaatttaaataaaaatataatgcataatattcataaatttcaaacaaagtgcaaataacccatttaaatagtgttgaattaaagtttataaaataatggatattttttgaaaccaattgataaaaaaataactcattcaaaatcaatgtgctaatgttttaatcatgttttttttttaatttaaattagagtatagtggTTACGGATATTCACGGGTACAAATACTATGATACTTGTACCAACCTCATTATTCGTACCCGTATCCGCGGATACGAAGTTTTTTGACATCCTTATctctaattctaatacaaattcaacaaacaaaataaaaacaacattaatacaaatagaaagaaaaaacatattagtCATAATTGAGGAtgaaaaaattggtacacacgGAGAACATGAGATGCAAGAAATATTATATGTCAAAACTCTAATCCTAAAAAAAGACTCTAGAATATAAGAAAGCAAGGAGAAACAACAAAAAGCACACAggaataaagaaagaaaataaaatcaagattgattacaagaaaataaaaataactaattattatctttttctaaacaaaatcataatttactaaaaaagattttaactcgttaaatatcatttttaatatcaataaaaattaaaagaaactaataataatttaattaaattttattttcacacataaacttataatt is a window from the Vigna unguiculata cultivar IT97K-499-35 chromosome 7, ASM411807v1, whole genome shotgun sequence genome containing:
- the LOC114191998 gene encoding protein DEHYDRATION-INDUCED 19 homolog 3-like; the protein is MDGDSSWSARLSSASRRYQSALQSRSDMFMGFDENDGDDDIREEFLCPFCSEYFDIVGLCCHIDEEHPMEAKNGVCPVCALRVGVDMVAHITLQHGSIFKMQRKRKSRKGGSYSTLSLLRKELREGNLQSLFGGSSCIVSSSNAADPLLSSFILPLANEHTSSQPHLHTEARSSKKGSDESVSTRNVETSTLSVKDKEEKAKRCEFVQGLLLSTILDDNL